The segment GCGGATCATCCACGTCTCCTCCCAGCAGGCGCACCGGGCGTTCGTCCAGAGCGGCGCCTACGGGGTCTCCAAAGGGGCGCTGGAGTCGCTGGCCCGCTCTCAGGCCGAGGCGTGGTCGCCACACGGCGTCACCTGCAACACGCTGGTGCCCGGCTTCGTCATGACCCCGCTCAATGCGCGGTTCTCCTCCGCCCCGGAGAAGGTGGCGGCGCTGGCCGCGCGCACGATGGTCGGTCGCAACGGCCTGGCCGAGGACTTCGCCGGAGCAGCGGTGTTCCTGGCCGGCCGCGGCTCCGGCTACGTCACCGGGCAAGCGATCTTCGTCGACGGCGGGCTCTCCGTTCACTGAGCCCAGCACCGCACGAACTCCGTCCCCGGCTCGCGAAGGTCCACGCACCCGCCGTCCACAACGGGGGCGCCGCCACTCGTTCGCCGTACGGAAACTGCGTCTCCTCGCGAACCGGAGGCATGCGCTTGTGCGTAGCTTCTCCGGTTCCTGAGGCCGTGCCCCTACAGGGAGGAGACGGATGGCTACCGTCAAGGAAGACTGTCGTGCCCTGTCTGAAAGCAGCCGCTTGGAAGGGGCCCTGGGCACCGCTTACACCCAGCGTGCTGACCTGGTGCAACGGGCCTTGTGCCAGATGCTGCCGTTCGATTCCGGGCGGTGTGGAGTGGGGGTGGAATCGACTGGAAGTCGTCAGGGGCGGATATAGGACGGGCATCGCATAGTTTCCGTCAATTCTGTGACCTCTGGGACTTGATGCAGGTCAGAGCAGAATTCCCGGCAAGTCAAGCTTTGCGCAAGTCTGTTGACAGGGGCGGAGTACCGCTGCGACCTTGTCATCGCCTCGCCACTCGAACGGTTCGGTCGTCGCGCTGCGGCCCCCGTTTGGCGTTGGCTCGGTTCATGTGGTCCCGGTGCCGTCGGCGGACGTGTTCCCGGACCTGAAGAAAACGGGGGGCAAGACGTGTATCGCAGCATGCAAACCAGAAAGACTTTGTCGTGACCCTGGTGGTCATCGGTGCCAATCCGACGGTCGCGCGAGCGGCCGAGGCTCTCCCCGGTGATCTCCTTCATGTACAGCTGCCCGGGGCCCCGGCCCTGGACCGGAGCAGCGGGACGCCGGGCACACAGCAGGTGCACACCGTCGACTTCCACGACGGCCCGGCCTTCCTCGCGTTCGTCGACGAGGTGCTCAAGCCGTTGTCGCCCAGTGCCGTTGTCTCGCTCACCGAGCTCGGTCTGGAGCCGGCGGCCGCGGCGGCGGAGCGGCTCGGCGTACGGGGGGTCACCCCCGCAGTCGTCCGGCACACCCGCGACAAACTGGAGATGCGGCGGGTCCTCGAACGGAAAGCGCCACATCTGAACCCGGCCTTCGCCTCCGGCGGCGACCCGGACGCGGTGGCCCGGCTGTTCGCCGGGCACACCCCCGTCGTGGCCAAGCCCGTCAACGGCGTCGGCAGCAATGCCGTGGCCCTGCTGGACCGTGCGGCGGACCTGACGCCGGACCGCCGGACCGCCGGAACCCTGCTGGAAGCCTTCGTCGGCGGGCTGGAGTTCAGCGTGGAGACGCTGTCCGCCGGCGGCCGGCACACCGTCGTCGGCATCGCCCAGAAGGGGACGACGGGCAGCTTCGTCGAGGTCAGCCATATGATGCCGCCGCCGGCCCTGGACGCCCGCGGGCGGGCCCGGGTCGAGGAGGCGGTCGGACAGCTGCTCGACGCCCTCGGGCTGGCGGACGGTCCGAGCCACACCGAGGTCAAGGTGGACGGCGACCGGATCATCGTGATCGAGACGCACAACCGCCTCGGTGGCGACGGCATCGCCGACCTGGTGCGGCTCACCACGGGCATCGACTGGCGGGTCGCCGCCCTCGGATGGGCGGTCGGCGCGGGAGTGCCGCGCGGGCAGGCCGCGGCCGCCACGGCCGCGACCGTCTTCTTCACCGCACCGCCCGGCACCGTCACCGCCGTCGCCCCACCACCGTCACTGGCCCACGGAACGATTGTGGAGTGGGAGGTCACCGTGGAGCCCGGCGACCCGGTCCGCCCGCTCAGGTCCTCCACCGACCGCCTGGGCACGGCCGTCGTCACCGCCGCGGACGCGGCGGCGTGCGTAGCGGCGGTGGCCGAGCTGACGGCGTTGCCCATCGTCACCACGCAACCCGACGTCCCCGTGCGCACCCTCACGGACGCCCGCTCCACCGCACAGCCCGACGCCGCTTCGCCTGACAGCACGGCCCCGCCGAGCACCGTCACACAGCCCGCGCCCGTCGCGTAACACGCACCACCACTCACGCACTTCGGCCCGGCGGCGCCCTGCCACAGGGCACCCCGGGCCGATCACAGCCGTACCTCTCTCATCGCTCGTCACACGACTCGACCACACCCTGGGGGGACCATGCCTGTCGACAACGCGCCGATTTCCTACGATTTCCATGGAGATGCGCCGTTCACCACGCCGTTCCAGGAGATCAAGCCCGAGGAGATCCACATCTACCTCGACCTGGACACCAAGGTCGGAAAGAACACCTGCGGACAGAAATGTACGCACTGTTGGTTCGTCAACTACGAGAAGGTCTACGACAAGTCGTTCGCCATGGAGGAAGGCCCCCGGATCCTCTCCGGCCTCCAGTCGCACGGCTACCACGTCTACCCGCGGTACGTGGACAGCTTCGCGTACGACGGTGAGTTCATGCGCATCTACGGACCCGCCAACAACCGTGAGTTCAGACAGGAATCCGACCACAAGCCCACCGAGACCATGGAGAAGGGCGACGCCTGGACCAGCGGCCGCCCGCTGCTCGCCGACAACTACCTGGAGCTGCTCGACCTCGCCCGGGTCAACGGCTACGGCACCATCTCCATCACCTACCACGGCGTCATCGACGAGAACCTGGCCGTCATCGACGACGGCAGCTACCCGATCAAGGGCGTCTTCAGCGGGGCGAACACCGAGGAGGTGCTGCGCCGGATCGACCACTACAACGACCACTACCGCAGCACGCTTCCCGCGGACGCCGACCGGTCGGACGCCTTCCGGGTCAACATCGGTGTCACCATCGGCCGGCACAACCACGGCCGCCGGTCCCTGGAGCGCTACGCCCACTACTTCAACAAGCTGGGCGTCGACACGGTCCGCTTCAACAACTTCTCCGACCACGGCGGCCGGCACCCCGAACTCCAGCTCAGCTACGAGGAGATCGAGCAGGCCTACCGCGACTTCAAGTGGCTGCACGAGAACATCGAGCTGGGCTTCCAGCTCGGCGTGAGTGAGGACTTCGGGACCTTCGGGATCAAGGCGATGGGGTTCCCCGGGCATGTCGGCTGGTGCCGGGCCGGCCGCCAGCTGTTCGCCGCCATCCCCACTCAGGAGAGCGTGCTGTCGGAGTCCGCCGACGGGCGCCGCGAGAAGATCGGTGACATCGTCGGCTGCGTCAACACCTTCGAACCGCACCTGGGCATCCTCGTCCGCACGGTCGCCGGTGGGGGCGAAGACGTCCGCTACGACCTGGAGTTCGACCACGCGGCCATCCAGGCGTTCACCGACAAGCGCCTCTCCGGCGCCTACAAGGACGGCTGCTTCGCCCGCGAACTCGCCCAGGAGCAGCAGCTGGTCTCCCGGGTCCCCGCGCGCCGCCGGCTCCCTCTCGTCGAGACGACGGGCTGAAGGAGAACACGCACATGCCGCACGTCCTCGTCTTCGCCAAGACGCCCTACGCCAAGACCCCGTACGACCGCTGGCTGGCCGGCTCCGGCGTCGTGCCGGTCATCCTCACCACCACCGAATTCGCCGCCGGATACGGCCACTTGCCTCATGTACACGCCTTCGACGACTACGACACCAATCAGCTCGTCGAGAAGACGGCACTGCGCCTGGCCCGCGAGCACGCCGTCACGGCCGTCTTCGCCCGCGCCGAGGCGGACGTGGTACGCGCCGCCCAGCTGCGCGACCTGCTGGACCTGCCGGGACAGCGGACCGCGAGCGCCCTGGCCTTCCGCGACAAGGTGGTCATGAAGGACCACCTCGTCGGCGGCCCGGTGGAGATTCCCGCTTACCGGCCGCTGGATTCGGCCTACACCGCCCTGGAATTCGTCGCCGAGCACGGCTATCCCGTGGTCATCAAACCGCTCTCGGAGTCCGGCTCTCTGGGCGCGGCCATCATCCGTGACGAGGCGGAGCTGGACGCCTACCTCGCCTGCCCGTGGCGTGGCGCGAGCGAGATCGAGGTGTTCGTACCCGGGCAGATGTACCACGTGGACGGGCTGGTCGTGAACGGCGAGGTGGTGTTCGCACACCCTTTCCGCTACCTCAACGACTGCCTGTCCTTCCGGGCGAACGACTGGGTGGCCAACCTCCCGCTGACACCCCAGGACCCCGTCCACGACCGGCTGCTCAAGGCCGCCAGGGCGGTGCTGGCGGAGCTGCCCACACCACCGCACACCGCCTTCCACGCGGAGCTGTGGATCACCCCCGACGACCGGACGGTGTTCTGCGAGATCGCCAGCCGGACCGGCGGCGGGATGATCAGCGCCATGGTCCGGCACGCCTTCGGCATCGATCTCGACAAGGAGTGGCTGTATGCCGAATGCGGCCTCCCCAGCACCCTGGGCACCCCCGCCTACCGGCCCACCGGCGCCCTGTGCATCCCGCCCTCGGACGGCGTGCTGACCCATCTGCCCTCCGGTCACGAGCCGGCGTGCGTCAAGGAGGTCGCGCTCACCGGCACGGTCGGTCAGGAGTTCCACGGCGGGGTCAAGTCCGGTCTCTTCCTGGCCGGTTACGTCGTCGGCGGCGACACCGAGGAGGACGTGGCGGCCAACCTGGAGAACGTGGCGACCTGGTTCGCCGACCACGCCCAGTGGTCCCCCGCGCCCGCGAGAGGCACGCGATGAGCGGGCGGGCGCTCGGCGCCCTGCCGGGCCCGCTGGTCGGTACGGACTGGGTGGCGCCGCGGCTGGGCGCCCCCGGGCTGGTGGTGCTCGATGCCTCGATCGGCGAGCACCGCGACGCCGGCGAACGGATCCCGGCGGCACGACCCTTCGACATCGACGGCGCGCTCTCGGACCACTCCGGTCCGCTGCCGCACACCATGCCCGGTGCCGACCGCTTCACCCGGGAACTGCGGGCGCTCGGCGTGAACGACGGCGACACCGTCGTTGTCTACGACGGCGCGGGCCTCTACTCCAGTGCCCGCGCATGGTGGATGCTGCGGGCCATGGGCCTGGAGCGGGTGGCCGTGCTCGACGGCGGCCTGCCCGCCTGGCGCGCCGCCGGGCTGCCCTGCGAAGCCGGCGCACCCGTGGCCGCCGCGCGCCCCGGCGACTTCACCGCACGGCCGCGCCCCGGCCTGATCGTCGGCAGCGACGAGGTCGCCGCGGCCCTGGCCGATCCGGCCTCGGCGGTCCTCGACGCCCGCAGCCGCGACCGCTTCGCCGGCGCGGTGGCCGAGCCCCGCCCGGGGCTGCGTCCCGGCCATATGCCCGGAGCGCTCAACCTGCCGTTCGGCGAGCTCCAGCGGGACGGCCGGATGCGTCCCGCGTCGCAGCTGCGCGACGCGTTCGCCCCGCTCGCCGGAGAGCGCCGGCGCCTGGTCTTCAGCTGCGGATCCGGCGTCACCGCCTGCATCCTGGCGCTGGGGGCCGAGCTGGCCGGATACGACGACCTGGCCGTGTACGACGGGTCCTGGAGCGAATGGGGTCTGCCGCGCGCGGACCGGCCGGTCGTCACCGGTCCGCAGAGCGGAGGTCCGCAAGCGTGATGTCCGCACTCTCGGCCAAGTGGCACACGTTCAGGGGGCTGTCGTCGAGCCTCAAGTCGCTGATCGTGCTGTCCTTCGTGGTCGCCCTCGGCAGCTACATGGTCACCCCGTTCATCGGCGTTCTGATGGTCCAGGCGGTGGGCCTGGACGTCCGCCTGGCCGGTGTACTGGTGGCCGTTGCCACGTTCATCCAGTTCGGCGGCAGCATCCTCGGGGGCCTGGTCGTGGACCGGCTCGGCCTCAAGCGGACGATGGTCGGCTCCCTCGCCGTACGGACCACGGGTCTGCTCCTGCTGGGGCTGGCCGTGAAGGTCCCCTGGGTCGCCTACCCGGCGGTGGTTCTCGTCGCCGCCGGGCCGGCCCTCTATCTCCCGGCGAACAAGGCGTACATCGTCACCTGCGTCTCCGACGAGCTGCGGCCGCTGTTCCTCGGGGTCAGCAGCGCGGCCCTCAACGCCGGGATGGGGCTCGGGCCGCTGCTGGCCGCCGTCCTGATCGACGCCGATCCGGTGGTGCTGCTGCTCGGCGCCGCGGCGCTGTTCGGTCTGATCACCCTGGCCCACCAGCTCACCATGCAGCCCCTCGCCCGCCGCCGGGACGCCGCGCGGGGCGGCGTCACCGTCGACGGGCCCGCCCCCGCCGGGAAGCTCCGGACCCTGCGCGGCGCGCTGCGGCCGGTGCTCTTCACGGCCCTAGCTTTCTACCTCTATTTCTTCTTCCAGAGCTTCCTCGGTCTGTATGCCGCGGGCGTGCACAACATCCAGGTGCTCGGCTGGGCCATGCTCGTCAACTGCGCCATGATGGTGGCGCTCCAGCCGCCGCTGTCGGGCTGGATCGCGCGGGCCGACTACCGCCGCCTGGTGGCCGGATCATTCGCCTTGATGGCTGCCGGGACGGGCGTGATGTCGCTAGGGCACACCGCTGCCCTGCTGGGCGGCACCGTGCTCTTCAGTCTCGGCGAGGTCTTCCTCTTCCTGCGCTGTGACCTGGAAATGGTCGACCGCATACCGAGCAATCCGACCTTCGCCTTCGGCGTCCAGCGGCTGACGGCGGGTGTCGGCGGCCTCCTCGCCGGCGTCGTGGGCGGCTTTCTCTTCGCCCACTACGAAAGCGCACACGACCTGGGCATGTTCTGGACCGCCGTCGCCGTGCAGTGCGCCGTCGCGGCGGCCATCGCCCTGGTACTCGGCGGCCGCAGCCGGAGGGCGGCGGTCGCACCACACGACGAGCAGGCGGATCTGGAAGTGGTGTCATGACCGGCGAACCTTCGATGGACACCCGGTTCGTGCACGCCGGCTCCGACCCGCGGCAACAGCACGGCTACGTCAACCCGCCCATCCACCGCGCCTCGACGGTGCTCTACGAGAACGTGGCCGCGATGGACGCCTCGCAGGCCGACCCCCTCAAACGCCGGATGCCGGTCTACGGCCGCTTCGGCACACCCACCGGACGCGCCTTCGAAACGGCACTGACCGAACTGGAGGGCGGGCACGCCGCCGTCGCCACCTGCTCGGGTCTCGCGGCGATCACCACGGCGATCCTGTCGTTCGTCCGGGCCGGCGACCACATCCTCGTGAGCGACTCCGTCTATCTGCCCACCCGCAAGTTCTGCAACTCGCTGGCCGATCTGGGCGTGGAGACGGAGTACTACGATCCCTGTGCGGACAAGTCCATCGAGGAACTGATCCGCCCCACCACGCGCCTCGTCTGCCTGGAGTCACCCGGCTCCACGACCTTCGAGGTACAGGACGTCCCTGCCGTCACGAGCGTGTGCCGTACCCACGACGTGGTCACCCTCATCGACAACACCTGGGCCACCCCCGCCTTTCACCGCCCCCTGGAGCTGGGCGCCGATGTCGTCGTGCACTCGGCGACGAAGTACCTCACCGGTCACGCCGACAGCATCCTCGGGGCCATCGTGTGCTCCGAGGACACCTACCCCGCGGTGCGCGCCACGGCGATCCGGCTCGGCCAGTGCGCCGGCGCGGACGATGTCTATCTGGGGCTGCGCGGGCTCCGCACGCTGGGCGTCCGGATGCGTGAGCACCATCACCAAGCTGTCGGCCTCGCCTCCTGGTTGCGCGAACAGGAGGGGGTGCGCGGCGTGCTGCACCCGGCGCTGCCGGGCGACCCGGGGCACGAACTGTGGTGCCGGGACTTCACCGGCGCCGCGGGCCTGTTCGGCCTCGAACTCGAACCCGGGCCCGGCAAGCCCGCCGTGGACGCGCTGCTCGGAGAGCTGCGGCTGTTCGGCCTCGGCCACAGCTACGGCGGCTACGAGAGCCTGATCGTGCCGGCCGATCCGGTCACCCACCGGCTCCCGGGCACCTGGACGGGCCGCGGCCCCCTGCTGCGCGTGCACGCCGGCTTCGAAGCCCTCAACGATCTCAAGGAGGACCTGGCCCGCGGCCTGGCCACCCTGTCCGCCCACACCCGGTCCTGACGCTCCTACCCGGGCCTGACCCTCCTGCGGGCACCATCGCCGGCCTCGGATTCGGATATCACGCCGCTGTCGCACATTCTTCCGGTCACCATTCTCTGGGTACTTGGGGATTATCGCGGATCCCGATGGATTCCAGGATTCTGCTGGTGACGGTGAGAATTCAGCGGCTAGAATATCGCGCGCTGCTCGCGATGGCGGTCGGCGATGGGGGGCGAGGGCATCGTGGTGGAGTTACGAGAACACACAACCCACGGTCGACTTACCCCAGGCCCTGAACGCACGTTCGTTTTTCCTGGCCTGCGGCGCTTACCCCTCGTCCGGAATATCCTCCAGCGATCACCACAAAGCGGTCCACGCAACAGCGTGGGCCGTTTTTCGATTTCGCGGCATTCGCACTGGCGTCCGCGTCCGGGGCCACGAAGTTGACGTGCAGCGAGAAGCGGGTGCTTCGCTTTCCTGACAAGAGAAGTGTGGAGTGTGATGCCATGAACCGAGTCGGCAGAGAGTCTCGCCGGTCGGCTCCGAGGCTTGTGGAGCCGCTGGCGCGCGTGGGGTTATCCGTTCTTTTGCTGGCAGGCGGTGCCGTGGGAGTGACGGCTGGACCGGCCGCCGCTTCGACCGCCGACGGCACGCTGACGGTCGAGGTGCTGCGCGACTTCTTCGGCACCGGCGTGATCAACGCGACGATGGACGTCCCACAGCGTGGCATGAAGGTGAAAATCTCCGACCCCGCCGGGCACGATGTCACCGGCGTCACGGATGCCACCGGAAAGGTCGTGGTGTCGGAGTCGCCCGCGCTGAGCGGCGGCCAATACCGCGTCGACGTCAGCGTCCCGGCACCGTACAGCGACTATCTGCGCGCGGCGCCTGCGTCGACGGCTGAGAACCACTTCGACAGCTTCACGTCGTTCGTGGATGTGTCGGACGGAAAGAACGCCTCGGTGGTGACGGGGGTGTGGGATCCGGCCGACTACACGCTCCCGGACTCGCGGTATTTCGTACCGGTCCACAATGGCGCCAACGGAACCGACACCCGGGCATTGGTGGCGTTCGGAACGAAGATCCGAGGCACGTGTCCTGCCGATGTGTCGTGCCCGGACACGCTGGCCACGCAGGCTCAGGTGGGCACGACGTTCGGGTTGGCGTACGACAAGTACCGCGGCCGGCTGTTCCAGAGCGCGTTCGCCCGCCGGTACACCCCGTACGGGCCGCAGGGCGGGGGCGCGATCTACACGGTTCCGGTCAACGGCTCGGGTGCGCCGGAGCTGTTCGCGCGGGTACCGGACGCCGCGGTGACGCCGCACGACACCACCAACGTGATCAAGGATCCCGGGTTCACCGACGCGCCGGGCAAGGAGAGCATCGGTGGCCTGGCCCTGTCGGAGGACGGCTCCACGCTGTACGCGGTGAACCTGCGGACCCGCAGCCTGGTGAGCTTCGACGCGACAGGGGCCACCGCCGCGGCGCCCGAGCCGACGGTCCCGATCCCGGACCCGGGGTGCGCGAGCCCCGACGACTGGCGGCCGTTCGGTCTCCAGGTCCACAACAACACGCTGTACGTCGGCGGCGTGTGCAGCGCGGAGAGCACACAGCAGCGCGCTGACCTGAAAGCCGTCGTCTACGCCTACGACGGCAAGCGGTTCAG is part of the Streptomyces platensis genome and harbors:
- a CDS encoding ATP-grasp domain-containing protein, yielding MTLVVIGANPTVARAAEALPGDLLHVQLPGAPALDRSSGTPGTQQVHTVDFHDGPAFLAFVDEVLKPLSPSAVVSLTELGLEPAAAAAERLGVRGVTPAVVRHTRDKLEMRRVLERKAPHLNPAFASGGDPDAVARLFAGHTPVVAKPVNGVGSNAVALLDRAADLTPDRRTAGTLLEAFVGGLEFSVETLSAGGRHTVVGIAQKGTTGSFVEVSHMMPPPALDARGRARVEEAVGQLLDALGLADGPSHTEVKVDGDRIIVIETHNRLGGDGIADLVRLTTGIDWRVAALGWAVGAGVPRGQAAAATAATVFFTAPPGTVTAVAPPPSLAHGTIVEWEVTVEPGDPVRPLRSSTDRLGTAVVTAADAAACVAAVAELTALPIVTTQPDVPVRTLTDARSTAQPDAASPDSTAPPSTVTQPAPVA
- a CDS encoding radical SAM protein, yielding MPVDNAPISYDFHGDAPFTTPFQEIKPEEIHIYLDLDTKVGKNTCGQKCTHCWFVNYEKVYDKSFAMEEGPRILSGLQSHGYHVYPRYVDSFAYDGEFMRIYGPANNREFRQESDHKPTETMEKGDAWTSGRPLLADNYLELLDLARVNGYGTISITYHGVIDENLAVIDDGSYPIKGVFSGANTEEVLRRIDHYNDHYRSTLPADADRSDAFRVNIGVTIGRHNHGRRSLERYAHYFNKLGVDTVRFNNFSDHGGRHPELQLSYEEIEQAYRDFKWLHENIELGFQLGVSEDFGTFGIKAMGFPGHVGWCRAGRQLFAAIPTQESVLSESADGRREKIGDIVGCVNTFEPHLGILVRTVAGGGEDVRYDLEFDHAAIQAFTDKRLSGAYKDGCFARELAQEQQLVSRVPARRRLPLVETTG
- a CDS encoding ATP-grasp domain-containing protein; the protein is MPHVLVFAKTPYAKTPYDRWLAGSGVVPVILTTTEFAAGYGHLPHVHAFDDYDTNQLVEKTALRLAREHAVTAVFARAEADVVRAAQLRDLLDLPGQRTASALAFRDKVVMKDHLVGGPVEIPAYRPLDSAYTALEFVAEHGYPVVIKPLSESGSLGAAIIRDEAELDAYLACPWRGASEIEVFVPGQMYHVDGLVVNGEVVFAHPFRYLNDCLSFRANDWVANLPLTPQDPVHDRLLKAARAVLAELPTPPHTAFHAELWITPDDRTVFCEIASRTGGGMISAMVRHAFGIDLDKEWLYAECGLPSTLGTPAYRPTGALCIPPSDGVLTHLPSGHEPACVKEVALTGTVGQEFHGGVKSGLFLAGYVVGGDTEEDVAANLENVATWFADHAQWSPAPARGTR
- a CDS encoding sulfurtransferase, whose protein sequence is MSGRALGALPGPLVGTDWVAPRLGAPGLVVLDASIGEHRDAGERIPAARPFDIDGALSDHSGPLPHTMPGADRFTRELRALGVNDGDTVVVYDGAGLYSSARAWWMLRAMGLERVAVLDGGLPAWRAAGLPCEAGAPVAAARPGDFTARPRPGLIVGSDEVAAALADPASAVLDARSRDRFAGAVAEPRPGLRPGHMPGALNLPFGELQRDGRMRPASQLRDAFAPLAGERRRLVFSCGSGVTACILALGAELAGYDDLAVYDGSWSEWGLPRADRPVVTGPQSGGPQA
- a CDS encoding MFS transporter, with translation MSALSAKWHTFRGLSSSLKSLIVLSFVVALGSYMVTPFIGVLMVQAVGLDVRLAGVLVAVATFIQFGGSILGGLVVDRLGLKRTMVGSLAVRTTGLLLLGLAVKVPWVAYPAVVLVAAGPALYLPANKAYIVTCVSDELRPLFLGVSSAALNAGMGLGPLLAAVLIDADPVVLLLGAAALFGLITLAHQLTMQPLARRRDAARGGVTVDGPAPAGKLRTLRGALRPVLFTALAFYLYFFFQSFLGLYAAGVHNIQVLGWAMLVNCAMMVALQPPLSGWIARADYRRLVAGSFALMAAGTGVMSLGHTAALLGGTVLFSLGEVFLFLRCDLEMVDRIPSNPTFAFGVQRLTAGVGGLLAGVVGGFLFAHYESAHDLGMFWTAVAVQCAVAAAIALVLGGRSRRAAVAPHDEQADLEVVS
- the metC gene encoding cystathionine beta-lyase — encoded protein: MTGEPSMDTRFVHAGSDPRQQHGYVNPPIHRASTVLYENVAAMDASQADPLKRRMPVYGRFGTPTGRAFETALTELEGGHAAVATCSGLAAITTAILSFVRAGDHILVSDSVYLPTRKFCNSLADLGVETEYYDPCADKSIEELIRPTTRLVCLESPGSTTFEVQDVPAVTSVCRTHDVVTLIDNTWATPAFHRPLELGADVVVHSATKYLTGHADSILGAIVCSEDTYPAVRATAIRLGQCAGADDVYLGLRGLRTLGVRMREHHHQAVGLASWLREQEGVRGVLHPALPGDPGHELWCRDFTGAAGLFGLELEPGPGKPAVDALLGELRLFGLGHSYGGYESLIVPADPVTHRLPGTWTGRGPLLRVHAGFEALNDLKEDLARGLATLSAHTRS